Part of the Faecalibacterium duncaniae genome, GTGTAATTGACAGGAACATTCAAGTCGCCGTGCTTGGCGGCATAATTCATAGCAAGTGCATACCCCTGTTCCCATCGGACATCAAATACCTTCCATGCCATCCCCAACTGATCCAACTGTCGGATGCGTTCTTCCGTCAGCTTTCCATCGCTTCGGCGTTTCCGCGCATTGTTGATCCACTTTCCCAGAGGATAGTCATCTTTCGTTTTGTATTTCGCCGGAACCTGCAAATTCCCAAACTGTTCCCGAAATTTTCTCGCTTCTTCCAGACCACGTTCCCACGCGGCATCGTTGCGGTTGCCCCACTCCATCCCGATGCTGTCCAGCCGTGCGATTTGCTGTTCGGTCAAGTTCCCCGGAATCTGTCCCGCACGAACACGGCGCTGGGTCGTCAGCCATTCGCCAAGGCTCAATCCCGCCGGTGTGGTATAACGCTTTGGAATATTCAGGCTGCCATGCTCCGCATAGTAAATGCTTGCTTCCGAAAAATAATGGTCCCAACTAGAGGCCAAGCTTGCCTGCAGCCGCTCAAACAGCACCCGACAGTCATGCACCTGCTCGACAACTTCAAACCGTTCGGTGATGATCCTATCGCCCTCACCGTTGGCATTCAGGCGGTAGACTGCCTCCTGCATCTCGCCCTGTAACCCAGCAATGCTGCACAGACCCTCGAAGTTGTTGACTACATCGAGGATAAGCGGTGTAGAATTTTCCCCCGCAGTTAGTGCGCGGCCAATCTGCTGCTTGTAGATGATGGGTGAAATGGTGGGCCGGAACAGGATGACACCTGAAATGCCTTCTACATGAACTCCCTCGTTGAGCATGTCGATGCAAAACAGCAGCTTCAGGCGGTCACTTTCATCGGCCTTGAAGTCGGCAAAAGCCTTGTCTGTACCGGGGTCATCCGAGTAGGCTTCGTAGACCGCCACTTCCGGATTCACCTTTGCAAACCACTCCGGCACATGAGAGATCATTTCGTCCATGTGCTCCTTGTTGGCGCAGAACACGATGTACTTTCCAGACTTGTTCGTGATATGATGAGCGAAAACCTTATCTAATCCATCTGCTTGTTCCAAGGCGCGGCGCAGGGCATCCAGATATTTTTGATTTACGTCCTGAATCCCAGCAGAACGCAGATTATCCACTCTTGTCTGATAGTGTGCCAAGTCTTTCTGGTACTGATAGACGGTAGTCACATAGTTCGGAGCAGGCAAAATACCCCTGACGATTGCTTCGCCAAGGGTCATGTCGCTCGCAACACGGCTGTCAAAAAGCTCTTCGGCCATGTCACGGTTATTATCCAGATATCGGATGTTTGTCGCTGTCAAGCCCAGCAGTCTTGCGTCCGGGCATAACCTTAATAAAGCCACCGTGCTTTCGCCCCAGCATTCCGCACCGGCACGGTGGAATTCGTCCAATATGATATAAGATGGCTGAAGTCCAGCGATTTCTGCAAGCTGGCCTTCGGTACAGCACATCAGCTTCGCATAGGTGTAAAAATGGACGTTCGCCAGCGGAAAATCCGGGTCGTTCCTTTTCAGGCTCTCCAGCTGTGTCTTGAAGATATATTCACTGGGAGAAAGCCAGATCACAACCTTCTCCGGGTTGTCCTCGATCAGCTTGAACGCAATATAGCTCTTTCCGGTACCAGTGGGATGAACAATGGCGGCCTTGCCATACTGCTCCATCATCCGGACTGCCGCATGATATGCTTTCTCGTTGTGTTCAAACAGACGCAGTGCCACCTTGTTCACCCCTTTCCGCAATTCAGGGGTATCCTTCACAGTGAAAATGGAGGATACCGTTCCTTTGACATCATTGTCTATAATCTCATCTTATTTTATCATGGTTATATCTGGGATTCAATAGAAATCATCATAAATGTATCACATTTGACCCTGAAAAAACATCGCGAAGGCCGGATTGTTTTTGTGTCATGCCCAGTTCTGTATAATAATTCCAGCTGCAAACGAAGAATGAGAAAATAAGGGGTCAGATGAGGGTCTAAACAGCAGGAGGAAACAGCGATGGCGCGACGGGGAGAAAACATTCGCAAGCGTAAGGACGGTCGGTGGGAAGGCAGGTACATCAAAGCGCGCACACCGGAGGGGAAGATCCAGTGGGGTTACGTTTACGGAACGGCCTATGTGGAGGTCAAACGGGTGCTGATTCAAAGGAAAGCCGAGGAGGGCTTCTACAACCTGAATCGAACTGACCTGACCTTTGAAGCACTGGCCGAGGTATGGCTGCATTCCCTGCGGAACAGTATAAAAGAATCCACCTATGCGCATTATTCATACACACTGCACAAGTATCTTCTTCCGGTTTTGAGCAAAGTGCCCATTGCATCCCTTGAGGAAAGCTTTCTGGAGCGGGCCATGCAGCAGATCGTTGCGCCCACAGATGCCGCACACAAACCGCTGGGAAACTCCTCTGCCCGGGAATGTCTCTCCATGCTGCGCCGCATCTGCAAATATGCCGCTCATTTACGTCTGATTCGTCCAATGGAGCTGGAAGTTGCGTTGCCAAAAGCCAGCGACAAAATTTCTGCGCCTCTCTCCCCGGCGGAACAGCAACGACTTCATCAATATGTACAGGCGAACCCTACGCCTCGCAAAATTGGCTTACTACTGGGGCTGGAATTGGGGCTTCGAATTGGTGAGATTTGCGGCCTGCAATGGGGCGATTTTGACCTGAAACTTGGCACGCTGAAGATCAACCGGACGGTCTGCCG contains:
- a CDS encoding Helicase associated domain protein translates to MALRLFEHNEKAYHAAVRMMEQYGKAAIVHPTGTGKSYIAFKLIEDNPEKVVIWLSPSEYIFKTQLESLKRNDPDFPLANVHFYTYAKLMCCTEGQLAEIAGLQPSYIILDEFHRAGAECWGESTVALLRLCPDARLLGLTATNIRYLDNNRDMAEELFDSRVASDMTLGEAIVRGILPAPNYVTTVYQYQKDLAHYQTRVDNLRSAGIQDVNQKYLDALRRALEQADGLDKVFAHHITNKSGKYIVFCANKEHMDEMISHVPEWFAKVNPEVAVYEAYSDDPGTDKAFADFKADESDRLKLLFCIDMLNEGVHVEGISGVILFRPTISPIIYKQQIGRALTAGENSTPLILDVVNNFEGLCSIAGLQGEMQEAVYRLNANGEGDRIITERFEVVEQVHDCRVLFERLQASLASSWDHYFSEASIYYAEHGSLNIPKRYTTPAGLSLGEWLTTQRRVRAGQIPGNLTEQQIARLDSIGMEWGNRNDAAWERGLEEARKFREQFGNLQVPAKYKTKDDYPLGKWINNARKRRSDGKLTEERIRQLDQLGMAWKVFDVRWEQGYALAMNYAAKHGDLNVPVNYTTEEGEKLGAWILNQRTAYAKEMLSQDQIGRLEKIGIYWGNRNDRQWNEVYGAAKRYFEANGDLDVPVAYVSPEGYALGKWVRRQQYAYRNPEKSNAILSQERMELLDAIGMQWEKPDPWQHRFELAQEYKRCHGNLEIPAKYKTADGIWLSRWVYNQKRLLQSGSEKLSEEQKKKLKELLGYYVKISA
- a CDS encoding tyrosine-type recombinase/integrase, which produces MEVKRVLIQRKAEEGFYNLNRTDLTFEALAEVWLHSLRNSIKESTYAHYSYTLHKYLLPVLSKVPIASLEESFLERAMQQIVAPTDAAHKPLGNSSARECLSMLRRICKYAAHLRLIRPMELEVALPKASDKISAPLSPAEQQRLHQYVQANPTPRKIGLLLGLELGLRIGEICGLQWGDFDLKLGTLKINRTVCRISCGNGHTKVVIQTPKTRTSRREIPIPNQLLIMLKKLRGKASNAAWFLSGSESKPTEPRCYRKSIKAYLKQATVRQVRPHALRHTFATTCLQAGCDVKTLSELLGHANANITLQRYVHSDLTRKRREMNRIFSRQVSMRGRKALNLLE